The Persephonella sp. IF05-L8 genome contains a region encoding:
- the lpxD gene encoding UDP-3-O-(3-hydroxymyristoyl)glucosamine N-acyltransferase: MRLSEIAKEFNGQLIGEDIEIKSLKSLETAGKGDLSFVADKKLVEKAKNTKASALLTFEQLNIKIPQVVVKNPQNVFYKLIELLYPEEQKAGISGKASIGKDVQIGENVYIGDFAVIEERVKIGNNVQIYPNVYIGRNVEIGDNTVIYPNVVIYKNTTIGKNVIIHSGAVIASDGFGYYQEDGQHKKIKHIGRVIIEDNVEIGANTTIDRAMVDETIIKKGTKIDNLVMIAHNCQIGENTILVSQVGIAGSTKIGKNVILAGQVGVADHITIGDNVIVTAKSGVGKNLEPNKVYGSGLQAIEWSKWKKVMFYLYKLPEIIKKLK, translated from the coding sequence ATGAGACTTTCAGAAATAGCAAAAGAATTTAATGGTCAACTTATAGGTGAAGATATAGAAATTAAAAGCCTAAAAAGCCTTGAAACAGCCGGTAAAGGAGACCTGTCCTTTGTAGCAGACAAAAAACTTGTAGAAAAAGCAAAAAATACAAAAGCCTCAGCACTGCTCACCTTTGAGCAACTAAATATCAAAATACCTCAGGTCGTTGTTAAAAATCCCCAAAATGTTTTTTACAAACTAATAGAACTCCTATACCCTGAAGAACAGAAAGCAGGTATATCAGGAAAAGCATCAATAGGAAAAGATGTCCAGATAGGAGAAAATGTTTATATTGGAGATTTCGCTGTAATAGAAGAAAGGGTAAAAATAGGAAACAATGTCCAGATTTACCCTAATGTGTATATAGGAAGAAATGTTGAAATAGGGGATAATACGGTTATATATCCAAATGTGGTTATTTATAAAAACACAACCATTGGCAAGAATGTAATTATACACTCTGGAGCAGTAATAGCCTCCGATGGATTTGGATACTATCAGGAAGATGGACAGCACAAAAAGATTAAGCATATCGGTAGGGTAATAATAGAAGACAATGTTGAAATTGGGGCAAACACAACAATAGACAGGGCTATGGTAGATGAAACCATAATCAAAAAAGGCACAAAAATAGATAACCTTGTAATGATAGCCCATAACTGTCAGATTGGAGAGAATACAATACTTGTTTCACAGGTAGGTATAGCAGGCAGCACAAAAATAGGAAAAAATGTAATACTTGCAGGTCAGGTAGGAGTAGCAGACCATATAACAATCGGGGATAATGTAATCGTAACTGCAAAATCAGGAGTAGGAAAAAATTTAGAACCTAACAAAGTTTATGGCTCAGGGCTTCAGGCAATAGAATGGTCAAAATGGAAAAAGGTAATGTTTTATCTCTACAAACTCCCGGAAATCATTAAAAAGCTTAAATAA
- a CDS encoding OmpH family outer membrane protein, with protein MKKLLFALVLSVLFTNLTFAQNIYFIDIQKIMNTSKKGKEYKKELKAKIDYYKEKLDKIQKEIEDIEKQLESPVLNPEAKKKKEEKIKQLKAEGIKLQMQAEEELQKIKAQAERKLVKDIKNIVEKYAREHNIDIVLVGGTLYQDKAIDITDEILKLYDKGVK; from the coding sequence ATGAAAAAATTACTGTTTGCTTTAGTTTTGTCTGTTCTTTTCACAAACCTTACCTTTGCACAGAACATATACTTTATTGATATTCAAAAAATTATGAATACTTCCAAAAAAGGTAAAGAATATAAGAAAGAACTGAAAGCTAAAATTGATTATTACAAAGAAAAGTTAGACAAAATTCAGAAAGAAATAGAAGATATAGAGAAACAACTGGAAAGCCCTGTATTAAACCCAGAAGCCAAAAAGAAAAAAGAAGAAAAAATAAAACAACTTAAAGCAGAAGGAATAAAACTTCAAATGCAAGCAGAAGAAGAACTCCAGAAAATAAAAGCACAAGCAGAAAGAAAACTTGTAAAAGATATTAAAAATATTGTGGAAAAGTACGCCCGAGAACACAACATAGACATAGTTCTGGTTGGAGGAACTTTATATCAGGACAAAGCAATAGATATAACAGATGAAATTTTAAAACTTTATGATAAAGGTGTAAAATGA